AAGAAATAGGGGGTTACATACATGGAAAAGTTCCTTGTAATTGGAGAGAGAATTCATTGTATTTCACCAGTAATTAGAAAGGCATTAGCTGAAAGAAATCCTGAGCCAATCTTACAGAGAGCCAAGGAGCAAATTGAGGCTGGAGCAGATTACGTAGATGTAAACATAGGACCAGCAGCAAAAGATGGAGAAGAATTAATGACTTGGGCTGTTCAGTTAATTCAAAAAGAGTTTGACAATGTTCCTTTAGCTTTAGATACTATAAACAGAGCAGCTATGGTAGCTGGATTAAAAGCATATAATAATTCAAAAGGCAAAGCGATTATTAACTCAGCAGATGCTGGCCCAAGAATTGATTTATTTGATTTAGCGGCAGAGCATGATGCAATGATTATTGGTTTATGTGCTAAAGAAGGTATTCCTAGAGATACAGAAGAACGTATCGCTTATTGTACAGAAATGTTAGAAAAAGCTATGGGATTAGGTATGGACCCAAGTGACATATTATTCGACCCACTTTTCCTAGTTGTTAAAGGAATGCAGGAAAAACAATCAGACGTTTTAGAAGCCATCAAACAAATCACTGAGATGGGTCTTAAAACTACTGGTGGATTAAGTAATATTTCTAATGGAGCTCCAAAGCATGTAAGACCAATCATGGATGCAGTTTTTGCAGCTATGGCAATGCAATGTGGACTTTCCTCCGCTATTATTAATCCATGCGACAAAGAATTAATGGATACAATCAAAACTTGTGATGTTATTAAAAACAACATTCTATATGCTGATTCATACTTAGACTTATAAGAGATTTGTAATAAATATAAAAAGGGGGTAACAACTTATGAATTTGTTTAATACCATTTACACTGGTTCAAACCAAGCTTTAGCAGCAGCTGAAGGGTTGCTTAAAAAAGCAATTGAAGAAAAAGGAATAGACCATAAAGTGGCTTTTCCAGAAACAGCTTATTCGCTTCCTATCATCTATGCAGCAACTGGACAAAAAATGAACACATTGCAAGACTTAGAAGGTGCTATCGGTGTTGTTAAAAGCTTAATCGATGAACAGCCTCGACTAGAGCCAGCTTTAAACGCAGGTCTAGCTACAGCAGTTTCAGCAGAAATTATTGAAGCTGTTAAGTATGCTTTAAATGAAACACCTTATGAAGCACCTTGTGCAGGTCATATCAGTGATGCTATCATCCGTTCACTTGGTGTACCGCTTGTAACTGGAGATATTCCAGGGGTTGCTGTTGTTTTAGGGGAATGCCCTGATAGTGAAACAGCTGCTAAGGTTATAAAAGATTACCAATCAAAAGGTTTACTTACTTTCCTAGTTGGAAAGGTTATTGATCAAGCTATAGAAGCAAATGTTAAAATGGGACTTGAGTTAAGGGTTATTCCATTGGGATATGATGTAACTTCTGTTATCCATGTTGTATCTGTAGCGATCAGAGCAAGTCTTATCTTTGGTGGTATTGAACCAGGAAAACTTGCTGAACATATGGAGTATACTAAAAATAGAGTACCAGCTTTTGTTAATGCTTTTGGTCCATTGAGTGAATTAGTAGTTTCTGCTGGAGCAGGCGCTATTGCCCTTGGATTCCCAGTAATTACTGACCAAGTAGTGCCAGAAGTACCAACATTATTATTAACACAAAAAGATTATGATAAAGTTCCTGCTACTTCATTAGAAGCTAGAGGTATCAAAATTAAAATCACAGAAATTGCAATTCCAGTTGGTTTTGCTGCTGCCTTCGAAGGTGAGAGAGTTAGAAAAGACGATCTTAACGTAGAATTTGGTGGAAACAAAACAG
The sequence above is drawn from the Clostridium formicaceticum genome and encodes:
- the acsE gene encoding carbon monoxide dehydrogenase/acetyl-CoA synthase methytransferase subunit, with amino-acid sequence MEKFLVIGERIHCISPVIRKALAERNPEPILQRAKEQIEAGADYVDVNIGPAAKDGEELMTWAVQLIQKEFDNVPLALDTINRAAMVAGLKAYNNSKGKAIINSADAGPRIDLFDLAAEHDAMIIGLCAKEGIPRDTEERIAYCTEMLEKAMGLGMDPSDILFDPLFLVVKGMQEKQSDVLEAIKQITEMGLKTTGGLSNISNGAPKHVRPIMDAVFAAMAMQCGLSSAIINPCDKELMDTIKTCDVIKNNILYADSYLDL